One Acidobacteriota bacterium DNA segment encodes these proteins:
- a CDS encoding sigma-70 family RNA polymerase sigma factor, with amino-acid sequence MDISPVSVGGRTLRSQLHPPAHQSPLSHCTRLQRTPCHAVEPRYSQIVASFESEPIESIEKAFARGDDDALRVAYKHHGSLVYTFCHRTLDESRAKDVTQEVFISAWKSRGRYEPAKGSLAGWLIAIARNRIIDNVRAEQRYSDRRAGGVAPDDVHVGSQVDRIADRLLIAEALRCLSDRARQVVTMHYFEDLTLRQIAEATQQPLGTVKSDLRRGLERIRHQLESDHG; translated from the coding sequence ATAGACATCTCCCCGGTCTCGGTGGGCGGGCGGACCCTTCGCTCCCAACTCCATCCGCCTGCCCACCAGAGTCCGCTGAGTCACTGCACACGGTTACAGCGCACACCCTGTCACGCCGTGGAGCCTCGGTATAGTCAGATTGTGGCGAGCTTTGAGAGCGAGCCGATCGAGAGCATCGAGAAGGCTTTCGCTCGCGGCGATGACGACGCTCTGAGGGTTGCCTACAAGCACCACGGAAGCCTCGTCTACACCTTCTGTCACCGGACTCTCGACGAGAGCCGTGCCAAAGATGTCACCCAGGAGGTGTTCATCAGCGCTTGGAAGAGCCGCGGCCGGTATGAACCGGCGAAGGGCTCTCTCGCAGGGTGGCTGATCGCGATTGCCAGGAACCGGATCATCGACAACGTCCGGGCTGAGCAGCGTTACTCAGATCGTCGCGCTGGCGGCGTCGCGCCCGACGATGTTCATGTCGGCTCCCAAGTCGACCGGATCGCGGACAGGCTGCTGATCGCTGAGGCCCTGCGCTGTCTCTCCGACAGGGCCCGCCAGGTCGTCACGATGCACTACTTCGAGGATCTCACCCTCCGTCAGATCGCCGAGGCGACTCAACAGCCTCTCGGCACGGTCAAGAGCGACCTGCGCCGCGGCCTCGAGCGGATTCGACACCAACTGGAGTCGGACCATGGATGA
- a CDS encoding anti-sigma factor, with amino-acid sequence MDDNRDRRTDAELEAMLRDLEASDLELLEPPDDVWEGIESAVKVAEDLGVAVPFESRRRIPRLVALGIAAVLVVVVAGLATLWLTRDDPGEVVAAASLVYDPETFDELGAQAQARAELVVDNDRHSIMIVDAALPSPGAGADLEVWLILPDAAGGVANLVSLGVIDSTDPGSLTVPAGYDPDAYFVVDISVEPRDGDATHSGRTILRGPLQQA; translated from the coding sequence ATGGATGACAATCGCGACCGACGAACCGACGCTGAACTCGAGGCCATGCTGCGCGACCTCGAAGCTTCAGACCTCGAACTGCTCGAGCCACCGGACGATGTCTGGGAGGGAATCGAATCGGCGGTGAAGGTCGCCGAGGACCTCGGCGTCGCCGTGCCGTTTGAGTCGCGTCGGCGGATCCCAAGGCTGGTTGCGTTGGGCATTGCGGCCGTGCTGGTTGTCGTGGTGGCGGGCCTTGCGACGCTGTGGCTCACGCGTGACGATCCCGGCGAGGTGGTAGCTGCCGCGTCGCTCGTCTACGACCCCGAGACATTCGATGAACTCGGCGCTCAGGCCCAAGCGCGTGCAGAGCTCGTCGTCGACAATGACAGGCACAGCATCATGATCGTCGACGCAGCGCTTCCATCCCCGGGAGCCGGAGCAGACCTCGAAGTGTGGCTCATTCTTCCTGATGCCGCCGGCGGCGTCGCGAACCTCGTTTCACTCGGCGTGATCGACTCGACCGACCCGGGCAGCCTTACGGTGCCTGCCGGCTATGACCCCGATGCATACTTCGTCGTGGACATCAGCGTCGAGCCCCGCGACGGCGACGCCACTCACTCCGGGCGAACGATCCTGCGCGGACCGCTGCAGCAAGCCTGA
- a CDS encoding fasciclin domain-containing protein — protein MDESEAEVEAPGTVVEVAVASGSFPTLVAAVQAAGLVDVLSGEGPFTVFAPTEDAFAAALGALGMSAEDLLADTELLTAVLTYHVLPVAAPAEVVLTLDGQSVATVGGAEVAIAVDGGTVMVNDATVVATDIEASNGIIHVIDTVLLPPTG, from the coding sequence ATGGACGAGTCTGAGGCCGAGGTTGAGGCGCCGGGGACGGTTGTGGAGGTGGCTGTGGCCTCTGGGTCGTTCCCGACTCTGGTGGCGGCCGTTCAGGCTGCTGGGCTGGTTGATGTGCTCAGCGGTGAGGGGCCCTTCACGGTGTTCGCCCCCACCGAGGACGCCTTCGCGGCGGCGCTGGGCGCGTTGGGCATGTCCGCTGAGGACCTGTTGGCCGACACCGAGCTGCTCACGGCGGTGCTCACCTACCACGTGCTGCCGGTGGCCGCGCCCGCGGAGGTGGTGCTCACCCTCGACGGCCAGAGCGTCGCGACCGTCGGCGGCGCGGAAGTGGCCATCGCCGTCGACGGCGGCACGGTCATGGTCAACGACGCCACGGTGGTGGCCACCGACATCGAGGCCTCCAACGGAATCATCCACGTCATCGACACCGTCCTGCTGCCACCCACGGGATAG